The stretch of DNA CATTGCTGCAACAATAAGCGtcacaggaaaaaactacgttcTTATCTTCTGAACGGTAGTTCCATTAAACGAGTCAATTCTGCACGAATTCTCGGTGTAATGGTGGACAAAAAACTCACGTTCAATAAACATATAAAGAGTACAATATCGGACATTAAAAACCGCCTTAACTTAGTTAGCGTTATAAGCGGTCGAAGCCGAACAGGATCccgcaaaattatcttcaacatTGGAAGAAGCTTAGTCTATTCCAAACTTACTTACGGTATTGAACTCTTCAGCCGTGCCACCTGGAAAACGCTCGAAGAACTGAGGCCTAGCTATCAAAAGATAATAAGACTAGCATCAGGGGCCTTTAGAACTAGCCCAAGTAAAGCGTTACTCGCTGAGTCAGGCAATTTAcccttcaaattgttcctcacgAGATTCTACAGCACGCGCGCGATACGAACGCTCGAGAAACATCCAACATTTGAATCCTCTCTTGTGAGAGTGAATAACTGGTTACAGGATACATGCCGAACCACTCTTCCAACGATTGCACCAATTCCCATTATTAACCTTCGACCATGGTATAAACGGGAACCTCAGATTGATTGGTGAAAACAGCAGCATAGTTTTGGCCATTTTCAACAACCACATCCACAGTAAATACCTTTTTCACCACAAGATCTTTACAGATGGATCCTTTGATGGTTTACAAGTAGGTATCGGCATTTTTGCTAATAACCTGCAAGTTAAGTTCCAACTCCCAAATATCTGTTCGGTATTTTCAGCTGAATTAGCGGCACTTCTTATCGCTACATCAAAGTGCGAACACAACAGAAAGACGGTTATTTTCACCGATTCTGCTAGCGCGCTTCTTGCTCTTGAGAGCGGAAGtagcaaacatccatgggtactcgCAATTGAAGAGAAAACTGCCCAAAATGATATCACCTTCTGCTGGATCCCAGGTCACTGTGGAATCCGCGGTAACGAAGAGGCTGATCGCCTAGCCAAAGAAGGGAGAACATCCGAACTATGGAGCACAAGCGTCCCATCTGATGATATAACCAGATGGGTTAACTCATCTCTGATGACGTGCTGGGAGAACGAATGGAACATCTGCAGagatacttttttgagaaaaattaaaaacactacCCATCCTTGGATGGATAGAAACCAAAGATCTTTTCAAGTATGTCTAACACGTCTTCGTATTGGACATACCAAATTAACGCACAGGTTCTTGGTTGAAAAAACCGAACCACCCATTTGTAATACCTGTAACGTCAGGCTGACcgtagaacattttctacttgtcTGCCCACGTTACAACCTTATGAGAACTAAGTTTCAGATAGCTGACAACCCAAGGACAGCCCTAGCAAGAGATAACTTGGAGGAGGACAAATTACTGCATTTCCTGAAGGAGACGGATCTTTTGGAGCTTATTTAACCACTATACAATTATTTACTATATGTTACAGACTTAACCACATCATTCATACTAACACCTAATGCTTGTGAGCTAATATATGTGTTACCAACGTATTACATATGTTAGGTCACAtacttttatttacaaaaaaaaaaattaataaatatataaaaaaaaacaaaaaacaaaaaaaaattagttagatatgtagttagatatcacaaaccaaacacacccacacacacacttagacacacactcacaacaaaatacacagattttgattttttgtaaaaaaaaggctCTTTTCCGACATACGAATTCAAATTTTGCGTGGATGGCACACAAGTCAATTAACATCTTTTAATTACCATATAATTCACTTTCAGCTTCCTGGGCtagacatcatttctcattttattttctttcagcgtgtttgatataattatttcttatttctactaccaggtgaccaaatatgcctcccattactaacgtacttctcttccagcatatgttatacaattattacactATATACATGATTTAACGGAAACGAGAGCAGAGGAAGCAtgcgcgaaatttgatttaaaaaaaaacccaaggcctttctcaaggctagaggcgaatgaactgaaaagtttaaagcctctttaattcaacatcatcatcatcatcgtaacattcattctttgtgtggacaccgactggacaacatcgttgctggacgagctggacggcgagggatcgagtgcctttctcaaggcaagagagcggaggtggtagcgctggagtagagtagtagagtagagtagagttttcaaaaggcctttctcaaggctagagacgaatgaactgcaaaagtttaaagtctctataatacaagaccttccttccttcgtaACATTCCAACCATCATTGAATGCACCTTGTTAAATATGCAACCCGATGCTTGgaaatcaaagttttttttcttcattttaagAGTCCAGTTTCAGCACGTGAATCATGACCAGATTACGCTGGGGCCGTCCATATAGTGatcgataatcgttcgattaatcgattaatcgaatacttcctacagaaatcgattactaAAACATGAGAAAGCttgttaggggctgtccacataccacgtggacagaaaaagcatgattttagacacccccctccccctccgtggacaagcgtggacatttcttatacccctccccctgttgtccacgtggacattcctccggttttgaggaaaaaatcaagaaattctattttttcgcttaaatttcatttcaagtttgtttctattttctattccatatgtCTATTGATAAAcattatagccttaccaatggtaacgatttgtcttggaatcttcgatgtttttcaacattgtccgggagctcattattttcttccgaattccattcacgttatctccatatccattttaaaataccctttgtgagcttattctcgagtatttttattaaagctggctggctgcttgagttttcaaaaaatcagacaatgaaatcaaccactttgtttgaaagcagaattttctcgtctaaacatcaatgactttcgcttttacaggttcggtagtaCCTGATAGACCTagaaacaaaacatctgcagtatcatcgtgatcgatgattccgttgacctacaacccttaattgttaaatcatgctgaataatgtcctgaaaaattcatgccgattctaaggaaaaaaccaaaaacacatttttgtaggcatacatcttttcgatcatagatgcaccgttttttcctgaatatttcagcatccttcatgcaatttgagaattccatcctctcagaacttatgttatacagtaagttgaagttcttacaagaatcttaatagttaataatctgaagatgcaatatctggtgtgtacggcgggtggagttttagaagtgccctagaagcgttctgaatcgttgtttttcatagttcagCTGCTAGCTGAACTATgaacttgttggaattcatcgaaactagttgcttggtagaagctcatgatacagattttcttccagtcctaccagacccagccataacCTTCTTCAAgtgaaaacctgcttcggggttccattcacttgctaagattttttttaactcaacattcttgtaaatgatttgccctttacaattcgctacaaatatgtatttttgtcgcgtttatgaaacgaatcgcagattgagataagtcccttcaagtgtttttcggtaaaataaacccttattcctgaatccggtcggatttgaaattagcacaatgttgcgttctttaagagggtattctagtctaaaaatttgaaaaaaaatcaattttttttcttcatatttctctaattcagacatttaagaatataccatagaagagactttttgaaaatctcattatttaccaagttatagccattttagtgatgcgatatcttatctagtacggctataacaattaacttcaaaccaGACATCAATAACAATTAAcaaattaccagacatcaatgaagaacaacatcattgcaagaaaaagatctccagagatacggcccgtacactcatggaagaatttgttgttcgtttcaatgttcagaaatccttgagagttctcgaaaaaaaccaaacagttttgtcatcaagagcaaaagctgaattcaactcgcacttaagtcgtgataTTTGATACTACAAAAAcatccaacattctttgtgttattgggtttagagacgaatgaactgaaaaagtttaaagtctctataatacaataccattaccattgtgttattgggtgtctttatcctgacagatttaatggccctctattaccgattggaataaattgatggatcctagttcatgtgccttcatgttaccttcagaatatacatttcaagaaagaggttcagtcatatgaaaaatatggatgtCCAAGCAACCAAGCAACACTCTCAAgcagttcagtatttttttactgagtactcagggcgggcgtgaacggtaacggtattgaattaaagagactttaaactcagagagttcattcgtctctagaagggcgtgaagttcaaaaaatcgtgtaaatacaaaacagatctcattcaattttgacttctaacttgaatgttctactttaaaaaatacttaaagtttccacgtggacaatatcataaccccctcccccctcaccgtggacaagcgtggacatttttgtaacccCTAATTTCCCACCAAaggttgtccacgtggtatgtggacagcccctaagttaGTTGAATGATATATTGTAAagagcatttttttataaacagtGTTTGAACATAATGTGTAGCTTAACCATCTCCAATCAAATTAATTAGTGGCACTTTCTACTAGGAACTCACTCAATGTAACATAAAAAAGACTTGGTCTTAAGTTGCAAAATGtgaataaataaaagaaaagaaagaaagaaagaaggaatgctcgaaaattccaattcatttttcatcgattttggtgttaacgtatgcattcaaaaaaatggactaatttcggatggcgatgaaagataattgataggaacaaattttctttaaatcttacgtttattaagtctacaacaaaaatgattcatggctgttgattcgcagcagccacactgtcaagcaacttgatgatttttccatactgcaagctccgccccacagcgaaggagttggacatcctgaggcactttgtgtccgccagatgtagccgatctggtatttacaatatcatctctttgccgctccttgagccgggagatcgaagcaaccggccaaacggtggagaagtatgtggccaaaatggacatttttatgcggaagcgtcaccgaccggccgtatctgagcagcaggcaatcacccagaaggagtagcttgaggtgttggtggaaaacttctttccggcgaaagaagtgaaaaacttcttttcgtactcgtaatgaaagacgagacgtacttgatgctagaattcaacgaatgacaaGGGACCTGgtggtactttacgttccccaggtaagcgatgacgtcgaatatatcattcacatcaaattcttgaagaaggtccttctctgacagacgtgaagggaatgtccaaggtgctcttctttcgagtcatatggtgaacggggagatatatagtatgaagcgcttgccggagttgggaagatGATGTGGTCTTTTTCATCAGCCAtgtttcaggttccggccaacttccgtaagaccgcccagcgcttcatttacgatacttcatcaaacaactctgcctcttcctgtcgagtatacactagttcttccggctcatttaaaacgttaagccctgaccgagctaggggactaaagatgaacttttcgtctgactcacgttggtccctgcgaatcaataggggacttttataaaaatcattttccaattttgttgctgtcgcttccagttgacactctctaaacaaaaagcccaatgtcggtgcgatgaaaccagctcaacgtattaatctttggatgcattagaagcgctcttgaacattctgccaaataaaagtttttttgaggttcatccatttaagaaaatcaacatgctCAAATTGGGATATTGGAATatattgatatatatatatatatatatatatatatatatatatatatatatatatatatatatatatatacatatatatatatatatatatatatatatatatatatatacatatatatatatatatatatatatatatatatatatatatatatatatatatatatatatatatatactagctgacccggcaaacttcgtcccgcccatttacttgattaattctcgagtaatgcaaaaaattgtgtttcatttgtatggcagccccctctaagagagggggaaggagtatcttatcaccatagaaacatttattgcatcctaaaacctcgacatgccaaatttggtttcatttgcttgattaattctcgagtaatgcagaaatttgtgtttcatttgtatggcagcccccccttagagaggggggaggggtctcaaaatatcacgaaaaccttccccggccccaaaaacccctacatacctattttcatgtcgatcggttcagtagtttccgagtctataatatatatatatatagatagatatatttcattttcgtttcttttgccaaatgcgggactgtcccgcgtaatgcgggacgtctggtcagtttaacttagttcgagttataatttcacattccctatttcgaacgttttgcccatttaatgttccAAGAGAAGCAGATCGAACGAGATGctaaaaacaactcgaaaagcTTCAAATGTCTATAATGAATATTGTCATTATATTGTCATTTTGTTATTTGGAGAGTTTATCGGTGAGTATTTCTCCGTATGCATCCGCTAAACAAAATAACCTAAGTGacaaatttaattgaattcaatgcttTGCGCAGAATAAATCCCTTTTTTAAAGATacttcttcaaaaatttaaaacaagaaaaaaacattttttttcgtaatctTTATCATCATTTTAACATGGCTCAAAAATTCTGTCCAAAGATatcggcaaaaaaaatacaatcctaATTAAAAAGAAAACGTTTTTCTAATCATTAACTTGGGTCGGTTGGAACAAAGTattcgaagtgtgtggatgaaAGCTCACACAATAACACCATCATCGAACATCAACTTTCGTTCGTCAATTTTTCCTGCTTCTGTACCTTTAGGCTATCTACTTCATTATTACTTTCCAATTGTTTCTCCGCCTCGGTCAACGCTTTCGCCTTATCCCGGCGGGATCTGATGAAGATTTTGTGCCCCACACAATCTCGATTCTCGTGGAAGCACAAATTTTTGCAGCAAATGCGACACACTTGATGTTCGCATTTCaagccctgcaaaaaaaaatgtcagtcaTCGAATTGAAGAACTAACGAAATTATACGTCCAACGCACCATAGGATTGGTACACTCAATTTTCTCGTTTttacaaatttcgtcaaatcGCCTCGCTTGTTCACGGTCCGGATCCCCTGGTAGAAGTCCGGCGCGATTTGGTCTTCTCTGTACACGTCgcatcttcttcatcttcttaCGGGATATCTCATTGCCGTCCGTATCGTAGAACTGACGCTTCTCTCGGTTAGGATCCGCTGCCAGTCGGCTTGCTTCCTCTAGCTTTTGCTTGTGTACTTCCGGTGGGGCTCGGATGTATGGCTGACATAGCCATGGTGGCAAAGCTAGATTGTAGCTTGCGTCAAGCGAGGCTTCCCCTGTTGGAAGGTTTGATtcctcggcgatccatttttgacGACCCTCGTGGAACGGCAGATATTTTTCCTCCAGAAGCTTCACGATGGCGCGAAATTCGTCCACCTTGTGGCAGACCGCCATCTGCTCGCGGTGCGATGCATTTGGTTTTAGGTTCATTCTAAAAATTTGCGAAGGTGGTTTAGTGTGATCGAAAAAGATTCGAAGGGTGTCAAATGATCTTACAAATGGTGGAACACTTTGAACAAATGCCCCCGAATGAACGAAATCGGAGCTGAATATTTTTCCACAATGTCTAAATATTCATAGGCTACACTCCATGCGGTCGGGTTGACACCTTCGAATAGAAACGGATTGTATAGGTTCCCTTCAGCAGTCATCACACCATTGACACCTGTCTCCCGAATACAGCGGTGGATGTCCTCGACGGACATTATGTTGCCATTGGACAAAACtggtatttttaaaatttctctgCAAATTAGAATAGTTGAGATTGTTTTTAGGTGATCGCTGTTATTTAATGAATGCATACTTCAAAACTTTCACATATCTCCAGTCGGCTATTCCTGTCAGTGGTCCTTTCTGTTCACGCGTTCTCCCGTGGACGGTAAGCATTTGGCAGCCGGCAGCTTCAAGCATTTTCGCGTAGCGGATTGTTTTGTCCATGTCTTCGAAGATACGTACTTTGCACGTAAGAGGCACACTGAGATGTTTATGGAGAGTACTCActaaaaaaaaagcatatttctATTAGATATAATGTATGGTTTATTTTCTGGATGAGTTAAAATATGTGATTATTTTCaaatcgaatttctgactattttttctacaataaatatctttgcgAGCTGGAACTGGATTTGATGTAGTGTAagcgctcttgatgcgggctgaatgcagcaattccaaatgaaatcgacaaatgacaaaatttttgattccaatgaaagtgtgtattccgtttgggttggaggaaatatgagttttccacagcaattgggaattttttgactcaagcgtaacttttgagaagggcgtatcgatttgagtaagagaaatctttgataatttatatcttaaaaactatgagccgtaccgaaatagttatagagtattgagttgaatataaaaaaaaatgtacactgagaaaaaaaagtagtacttttatttacaaaataaaaattcaatttgcaatatccaaaatacatatttttcattttttttttaatttttcatacaaaatataagtcatgcagaaaatttaaaaaatgggcccaagatggtaaaactttttttttttttttttttttatctgtattatagtgattttcaactcatttggctggttcgtcactttttacttccatttttggaagaatgtcgggagtgagaattgaactcgtgacctttagcgtgagaggcatggatgttaccactacgccagatcgcctccacatggtaaaactatttttgacgaaatttgtggaacatcgaatttttaggaatttttgaaatttcgaatttttgtatgttagcaatcattcttagccacaaattataaattctgatgtgatttaaaaaaaaaaggttattatcaatctccttctaaatgcaaccattctcgagatgtttaaaaaaatatttctaatttataatcttttttatagtaaataatcacttttaatatgtttatctcgatcgtgagttcataactcagggccctcattgaccatctttgtgttgttacagaatagctacgtccacgcaacaatcatcagcgatggagatcgatccacggtcgaaataagatcgattcatccatacaactgctctgctctgccagacacatcgggctactgttctataaataactcaacaatgatcaatcaactgtctccgctgtccggtggtccaactggataatggaagaaccgaaagaataactcttacgcctaaatggctactgtgtgaatgtaccatatgtaatggtatagaaggaatactggcgaatggcaactgtgtaatgtgctaattatagatatgataaccatgtgacatatacacgattaaaattcggctctgttacagctaaaatgctaatgagccttaaataaataaaaaaaaaatatgtttatcgtgttataccgtcatgttcatgaaattttatgaattttcttataatttccaaaatttttttttattgattgaagtttgtattaagataaaaaagatgttGCAGGTGTTGaaacatgtcttcgaatgttccgtaacgtaactcctaaacatatgtctttaccataacgacgtatttggaaaagttgttggaaattatcagcgaattcataaaatctcatgaacatgatggtataacacgacaaacatatttaaagggcctatttactattaaaaagacaataaattacaaatatttttttaaatatctcgagaatggttgcatttagaagaagattgataataacctttatTGTCATCatgggcccattttttgaattttatacatgacttctattttgtatgaaaaattaaaaaaaaaaattgaaaaatatgtattttggatattgcaaattaaatttttattttgtaaataaaaaaaagagtactaatttttttttctcagtgtacatttttttcatattcaaccatcaatactctataactctttctaagacactatttcggtacgactcatagtttttgagatgtaaattatcaaagatttctcttactaaaatcgaaacgtccttttcaaaagttacgcttgagtcaaaaaattcccaattgctgtgaaaaactcatatttcctccaacccaaacggaatacacactttcattggaatcaaaaatacaagtttttaaaatctgcatttttaggacgatttcatttggaattgctgaatgGAAACCACTGCAAGAACAGTGCGGGGTTCAACGTGTTGAATGACTCGAGCTATAAATCCATGTTCATCAATAACAAATTCCACTTGATACATTTCGTACAACTGGAAACATTTTCAACATTCAACCTTTTTCCAGTACAAGGCTTCGCTAACATCTGTAATGCACAATTCTGGGGTATGAACTGTCCAACTTCATTATCAtctcttttttctttctttctctctatctctctctagtCCACCTCGCCTGTGTCCGTCAAGACGTGCATTGGTTACGAATTGCCTTCCAACTTGATGCGCAATCCGCCAAaaccaccctcgcggggtttctcatcTGTTAAGACGTGAACGCTTTCTTCCTCTATCTCTctcattctctctctctctctctctctctctctctcttcttttctcttttcctttctctctctctctctctctcttcttttcccttttcctttctctctctccttcGTCCTCTTTTTCTTACTTTCTCTTTCCCTCGCTTTTTATTCCCTCCCTTTTTATCCATTTTCTCTTCCTCTATTGAATTGTTTTTCAGTGTGAGCATTGTTCCGACTTCACAAACAAACGCTCAATAGTTATAAAGCAGGCAGTGCCGTTACCATCGCGCCTTCTACGGATCCGCTGGGCAATACCAACCTGCGAAAGTCCTCATCGAGAAAGCAGAAGGAGTGGGTGAGGAAACTTGTGTCCTCACCGCACTCCCCAGGTACCCTGTATTGTGTAGCTAATTGTCCATGTGCACATGTGATGTCCCGTTAGTTTAAGCGAAATCAATGTAACAATAAATGTAGAAATGTAGAGCTACAGTCCACCCTAAAAGCGGAAAGTTTGTCGTTTATTGTAATGTTCGTTAATAGTAAAAGTTGTGAATAGATGTGAGTCTGtgaacgatcaatgtatttttatttaAGGTTTCACGTTATCCGTGTTTCGTGGTAAATATTTGGATTTGGTCTTTGATTTGGAGCCTGGGAAACAACCAGATGGCCGAGTCTGGAGGATAGTTGTTGATCATTGCCTGTGATGAGAAAGACTTGTTGCGGTTTTCTCCGTATTTGGGTGATTCTGAGTCGTTTGGTGGTTTTCTCGAAGCTCCCTACGGGTGTCTTCTGGAAGTCTTCTCTGGCTGGAATTCGTACAGCTCGTTCGCCGAAGCTTATAAAAGTATACAATTTAGGCCTGCGCGTCAGGTCTCTAGCTGGGCATTGAACGCAGCGATTGGGTCCTCGGAAGAGGTGGTGCTTGAGCCAATCGCTTAAGAGAGATCGGGTGGGAAACTTAACTCCTTAGTTTTCATCGAGCTAACgattttcggtacgactcagtttttgagatataaattatcaaagatttctcttactaaaatcgatacgcccttttcaaaagttacgcttgagtcgaaaaattcccGATTGCtgaggaaaactcatattttctctaacccaaacggaatacacactttcattcgaatcaaaaatactcatgttttgtcatttgtcgatttcatttggaattactctataCATGGATTGTGTGCGAAAAATAAGTCCCCTGCTTTAGTGATTTTGAAATCAGTTGAGCTAGCTTGAAGCCGTGGTAAAAATTCACATGGGTCGAAGAAAAAAGTTGTTGcgtcatctttttttttcgaaagtgtAGTGAAAATGTATCGTTGCGCTCTCAACCGTCGCGTGCTCGTTTCGATGTGTGGTGTTTCTCTCGCCAACACGGCGAGCGGTTTGCTTGGCTTCATATGCCATATGAACGTATAAGTGTTTTTTCTTGTGTTTACGATTGCGAAGTTTGTGCGTCGTAGTGAACGTATCACA from Toxorhynchites rutilus septentrionalis strain SRP chromosome 3, ASM2978413v1, whole genome shotgun sequence encodes:
- the LOC129776503 gene encoding tRNA-dihydrouridine(16/17) synthase [NAD(P)(+)]-like, translated to MVTNNNEDNFNRQSQEHQTTFPPPPTSPSTMETNSDSIVTSAHQIPEVSSLPSSSVSSGDSGTLLSAVTNDSNKPRPKLSGFEFYESIGSPKYVVAPMVDASELAWRLLSRRHGAQLCYSPMFHSSCFTRDPKYRKDSLQTCPEDRPLIIQFCGNDPKVLLEAALLAQDHCDAIDINLGCPQAIAKRGHYGAFLQDEWDLLSEIVSTLHKHLSVPLTCKVRIFEDMDKTIRYAKMLEAAGCQMLTVHGRTREQKGPLTGIADWRYVKVLKEILKIPVLSNGNIMSVEDIHRCIRETGVNGVMTAEGNLYNPFLFEGVNPTAWSVAYEYLDIVEKYSAPISFIRGHLFKVFHHLMNLKPNASHREQMAVCHKVDEFRAIVKLLEEKYLPFHEGRQKWIAEESNLPTGEASLDASYNLALPPWLCQPYIRAPPEVHKQKLEEASRLAADPNREKRQFYDTDGNEISRKKMKKMRRVQRRPNRAGLLPGDPDREQARRFDEICKNEKIECTNPMGLKCEHQVCRICCKNLCFHENRDCVGHKIFIRSRRDKAKALTEAEKQLESNNEVDSLKVQKQEKLTNES